TCACCGGCTTGGCCTTATCGGATTTCCAGATGAAGACGGAAAGTGGTGATTGAATTTGCTCCACAGCCTTAAAGGCATAATTTCGGTCATAGAGGCCGACGGTATAGGCCTGGATGTGGGTGGTTTGGGGTTTTTTCTCCTCTGCTCCAAGAGCGTCCTGAGGGACGCGGTTTCGGGGCGGACGATGAGAGTCCTCACGTCGCTGCAGATCAGCGAGGCAGGGCCTTTGCTCTTCGGTTTCAGCGACGAGGAGGAAAGGGTCCTTTTTCAACTACTTCTCAAGGTCAGGGGCATCGGGCCGCGGCTGGCGACGGCTATCCTGAGGACCCTCGACCTCAGCGATATAATCAACGCCATAGCCACCGGGAACAGCCACCTGCTGTGCCAGGTCCCCGGCGTGGGGAAGAAGACGTCGGAGAGGCTATGCTTTGAATTAAGGCAGCAGATCGAGCACTCCGGCTTCAAAAGCCTCGTCTCCACGGTCTCTCCCGAGTCGGCCGACACGGTTCAGTTCGTTTACGAAGCCCTCGGATCCCTGGGTTTTGCGCGGAGCGAGGCAAGACCGGCTTTGGCGAAAATCCTCGCGCTGAAAGATCCTGAGAGCCCGGAACAGCTGCTGCGCGACGCCCTGGCCGAATTGAAAAAAAGTTGAGGTGTTTTTTTGAGGGACTTCGTCAATGATATCGACCCCGTTATCAATAGCGGGGGACCAGAGGAAGAGCTTTCGGGTTTCCGGCCCGTGAGGCTCGATGAGTTCATTGGGCAGGGCGAACTCAAGGGAAAACTGGAGATCTACATCCAGGCCGCCCGGAAAAGAGGAGAACCCCTGGACCACTGCCTTTTCTATGGTCCTCCCGGTCTTGGCAAGACGACCCTTGCCGGCATTATCGCCAACGAGATGCAGGGGAGGCTCCGCGTCACTTCAGGTCCCGCCCTTGAGAGAACCGGCGACTTAGCAGCCATTCTTTCCAACCTTCAGCCCAGGGACGTCCTCTTTATCGACGAGATCCACCGCCTCTCGCCTGCGATCGAAGAGGTTCTCTACCCGGGGATGGAGGACTTTTCCCTTGACATTATCGTCGGCAAGGGACCCCTCGCCAGGAATATCAGGCTCCAGATACCGCCCTTCACTCTCATCGGGGCCACGACCCGCCTCGGGCTGCTCACCTCTCCGCTCCGAGCCCGGTTCGGCATAGTCGAACAACTGGAGCTCTACTCGGCGGAGGATATTTCGCAGATCGTAAGCAGGGGTTCCAGGCTGCTCTCGGTGGAGATAGATTCCGATGCCGCCCTGGCGATCGCGAGGAGCGCCAGGGGCACCCCCCGGGTTGCGCTCCGGCTTTTACGAAGAGTCCGAGATGTGGCCGAGGTCAGATGCGCGCCCGGGATAGACGCGGCCCTCGCAAAAACCGCCCTGGAAATGCTAGGTGTCGATTCCGAGGGGATGGACGAGCGGGACAGGAGGTACCTCCGAGCCCTGATCGATCTGTTCGGAGGCGGCCCGGTAGGACT
This is a stretch of genomic DNA from Thermovirga sp.. It encodes these proteins:
- the ruvA gene encoding Holliday junction branch migration protein RuvA — encoded protein: MNLLHSLKGIISVIEADGIGLDVGGLGFFLLCSKSVLRDAVSGRTMRVLTSLQISEAGPLLFGFSDEEERVLFQLLLKVRGIGPRLATAILRTLDLSDIINAIATGNSHLLCQVPGVGKKTSERLCFELRQQIEHSGFKSLVSTVSPESADTVQFVYEALGSLGFARSEARPALAKILALKDPESPEQLLRDALAELKKS
- the ruvB gene encoding Holliday junction branch migration DNA helicase RuvB; this translates as MDPVINSGGPEEELSGFRPVRLDEFIGQGELKGKLEIYIQAARKRGEPLDHCLFYGPPGLGKTTLAGIIANEMQGRLRVTSGPALERTGDLAAILSNLQPRDVLFIDEIHRLSPAIEEVLYPGMEDFSLDIIVGKGPLARNIRLQIPPFTLIGATTRLGLLTSPLRARFGIVEQLELYSAEDISQIVSRGSRLLSVEIDSDAALAIARSARGTPRVALRLLRRVRDVAEVRCAPGIDAALAKTALEMLGVDSEGMDERDRRYLRALIDLFGGGPVGLSTLSAALNEESQTIEDIYEPFLIQKGYIERTPRGRRATVNGFSCLGRRPPEEGMNNQGLLSLIAEEDGEPD